One Acetobacterium sp. KB-1 DNA segment encodes these proteins:
- the rnpM gene encoding RNase P modulator RnpM — translation MKKIPQRTCVICHLKFDKRDLFRIVSDKSGEIFFDPTGKANGRGAYVCKSEACVDQFLNKNYLERAFKRKVESDVVETVRQQLSEKKQMK, via the coding sequence ATGAAAAAAATTCCACAGAGAACCTGTGTTATCTGCCATTTGAAATTTGATAAACGCGACTTATTTAGGATCGTATCAGATAAATCTGGAGAAATTTTTTTTGATCCCACTGGTAAAGCAAATGGACGTGGTGCCTATGTGTGCAAGTCCGAAGCATGTGTGGATCAATTCCTGAACAAAAATTACCTGGAACGGGCATTTAAAAGAAAAGTAGAAAGTGATGTTGTCGAGACTGTTCGGCAGCAACTGTCAGAGAAAAAACAAATGAAATAA
- the rpsB gene encoding 30S ribosomal protein S2 produces MACVSMKQLLEAGVHFGHQTRRWNPKMAPYIFTERNGIYIIDLQQTVKRIEKAYNFVKELAENGEEILFVGTKKQAQTSIEREAKRSGSYCVNHRWLGGTLTNFGTISKRIDRLNELEQMEEDGTYALLPKKEVIKLKRQREKLQKFLGGIKDMKGVPGAIFVIDTKKERIAIAEAKKLGIPIIGIVDTNCDPDEIDYIIPGNDDAIRAVALILSVISDAIIEGRQGEQVEEEIVVAPVAAPVVEEVVVEVEVVEEVAVVTEVE; encoded by the coding sequence ATGGCATGTGTTTCAATGAAGCAATTATTAGAAGCAGGGGTGCATTTTGGACACCAGACACGACGATGGAATCCGAAAATGGCTCCGTATATTTTCACAGAAAGAAATGGTATTTATATCATTGATTTACAACAAACTGTGAAGAGAATCGAAAAAGCTTATAACTTTGTCAAAGAGCTGGCTGAAAACGGAGAAGAAATTCTTTTTGTCGGTACAAAAAAACAAGCTCAGACCAGTATTGAACGAGAAGCAAAGCGCAGTGGAAGCTACTGTGTTAATCATCGGTGGTTAGGTGGAACCTTAACAAACTTTGGTACCATCAGCAAACGAATTGACCGATTAAATGAACTCGAACAAATGGAAGAAGATGGTACTTATGCACTTCTACCTAAAAAAGAAGTTATTAAACTAAAACGTCAACGTGAAAAATTACAAAAATTCCTGGGTGGCATCAAAGATATGAAGGGTGTTCCAGGAGCTATTTTTGTTATTGATACTAAAAAAGAAAGAATTGCTATCGCAGAAGCTAAAAAACTAGGTATTCCAATTATTGGAATTGTCGATACAAACTGTGATCCTGATGAAATTGACTACATCATTCCTGGTAATGATGATGCGATCCGCGCAGTTGCTTTAATCCTTTCTGTTATTTCAGATGCAATTATTGAAGGACGTCAGGGCGAGCAAGTCGAAGAAGAAATTGTTGTAGCGCCAGTAGCAGCTCCAGTTGTCGAAGAAGTTGTCGTCGAAGTTGAAGTTGTTGAAGAAGTTGCTGTAGTTACCGAAGTAGAATAA
- the nusA gene encoding transcription termination factor NusA: MNQEFIRALDVIQEEKSIDKEELIQAIEAAITTAYKKNYGNSHNVEINIDRENGDIQVFALKEIVEVPENDHSQISLEKAREVDSNYAVGDFFRKEVRPRDFGRIAAQNAKQLIIQRIKEAERNIIYDDYLKRQDEVLTGIIKRIEKSIVYVEVGKLEAVMLPSEQTTGEKYTLNQRLKVYLLMVKKTTKGPQVNVSRTHPGLVKRLFESEVPEIFDGIVDIVSISREAGSRTKVAVKANDPSIDPVGSCVGQKGVRVQNIINELQGEKIDVIKWSDNIEEYLSNALSPAKVVEIIANKEDKTAIAIVDDYQLSLAIGKEGQNVRLAAKLTGWKIDIKSKIDYVNQHKVPQEENRELDDILLELKEELESAEELEVLDGSIVDQEPILEDTSDLEN, translated from the coding sequence ATGAATCAGGAGTTTATACGTGCTCTGGATGTAATTCAAGAAGAAAAATCGATTGATAAAGAAGAACTAATTCAAGCAATTGAAGCTGCCATTACCACAGCATACAAAAAAAATTATGGTAACTCCCATAACGTTGAGATTAATATTGACCGGGAAAATGGTGATATTCAGGTATTTGCATTAAAAGAAATTGTTGAAGTTCCCGAAAATGATCACAGTCAGATTTCTTTGGAAAAAGCCCGTGAAGTTGACAGCAACTATGCTGTTGGTGATTTTTTCAGAAAAGAAGTCAGACCCAGAGATTTTGGACGAATTGCCGCTCAAAATGCTAAACAACTTATCATTCAACGAATTAAAGAAGCTGAGCGCAATATCATCTATGATGATTATCTCAAGCGACAAGATGAAGTACTAACTGGCATTATCAAACGGATTGAAAAGAGTATCGTTTATGTTGAGGTTGGAAAACTTGAGGCGGTGATGCTGCCTTCAGAGCAGACAACCGGAGAGAAATATACACTGAATCAGCGACTAAAAGTTTACCTGCTGATGGTCAAGAAAACAACCAAGGGTCCACAGGTAAATGTATCCCGGACCCATCCGGGCTTGGTGAAACGCTTGTTTGAATCTGAAGTTCCTGAAATATTCGACGGCATTGTCGATATTGTATCCATTTCCAGAGAAGCAGGTTCCAGAACAAAGGTAGCGGTCAAAGCTAATGACCCAAGCATTGATCCGGTTGGTTCCTGTGTGGGGCAAAAAGGGGTTCGGGTGCAGAATATTATCAATGAGCTCCAGGGCGAGAAAATCGATGTGATTAAATGGAGTGATAATATCGAAGAGTATTTATCCAATGCCTTGAGTCCCGCTAAAGTGGTCGAAATTATAGCAAATAAAGAAGATAAAACAGCAATTGCTATTGTCGATGATTACCAGTTATCGCTGGCTATTGGAAAAGAAGGACAGAATGTCCGACTGGCAGCTAAACTAACCGGCTGGAAAATTGATATCAAGAGTAAAATCGATTATGTGAATCAACATAAAGTTCCTCAAGAAGAAAACCGAGAATTAGATGATATATTACTAGAACTAAAAGAAGAGTTGGAATCTGCTGAAGAATTGGAAGTTTTAGATGGATCAATTGTAGATCAAGAGCCCATACTTGAAGATACTTCAGATCTTGAAAACTAA
- the rbfA gene encoding 30S ribosome-binding factor RbfA, translating to MASHRNEKINGLIQRELSLIIIHKLKDTRIKDSNVSITRVKAASDLKTATVYVSIFGDEAQKKIVLELLNNARSFLRSSLGQVITVHSVPSLSFEIDNSIEYGMHIESILKSLKDNKEAKDSNEEDS from the coding sequence ATGGCATCTCATCGAAATGAAAAAATTAATGGTTTAATTCAAAGAGAATTGAGTTTGATCATTATACACAAATTGAAAGACACTCGTATCAAAGACAGTAATGTGAGCATCACCAGGGTTAAAGCTGCCTCAGACTTAAAGACCGCAACCGTTTATGTCAGTATATTTGGAGATGAAGCTCAGAAAAAGATCGTTCTCGAATTACTAAATAATGCCAGGAGTTTTCTCAGATCGAGCTTGGGACAGGTAATTACGGTTCATTCCGTACCTTCCCTGAGCTTTGAAATTGACAACTCCATTGAATATGGTATGCATATTGAATCGATTTTAAAAAGTTTGAAGGACAATAAAGAAGCGAAGGACTCGAATGAAGAAGATTCCTGA
- a CDS encoding bifunctional oligoribonuclease/PAP phosphatase NrnA, with translation MKKIPDEILNCLRDNQSFLILLHQKPDGDAIGSAVAMGKGLKQLNKTVDYYIELPLEDKLVFFDEVQCFNRSLQDRYDVIIILDCSSPSFAFLPAEMPVTKTKLVIDHHTSNAHYGDLNFVEITGATAEIVFRILKGLHVVFDEEMADAVFTGITTDTGSFQFSNVTVDTHLIASELYGIKNNYAHLSKRLHTQKNIDQMKMTGAAIHSLEILDSMPIAMMILNHDTISKFGGTINITDDVANLGQNTIGVSITALLKEIDLGEYRVSLRAKYPYDIHEVALKYGGGGHERAAGFNFSGDINELKHDLMAVYESQNGEN, from the coding sequence ATGAAGAAGATTCCTGATGAAATATTAAATTGCTTACGGGACAATCAATCCTTTTTAATTCTGCTGCACCAAAAACCGGATGGCGATGCAATTGGCTCAGCAGTCGCGATGGGAAAGGGCTTGAAGCAACTAAATAAAACCGTTGATTATTATATTGAGCTTCCTCTTGAAGACAAACTCGTTTTCTTTGACGAAGTTCAGTGTTTTAACCGGTCCTTACAAGATCGTTATGATGTCATAATAATTTTAGACTGTTCCAGCCCTAGTTTTGCCTTTTTGCCTGCTGAAATGCCGGTTACTAAAACAAAACTGGTTATTGATCATCATACGAGTAATGCCCATTATGGTGATCTTAACTTTGTTGAAATTACCGGAGCGACCGCAGAAATTGTTTTTCGAATTTTAAAGGGCTTACATGTGGTATTTGATGAAGAAATGGCTGATGCAGTTTTTACTGGCATTACAACAGATACCGGAAGCTTTCAATTTTCCAATGTAACTGTAGATACCCATTTAATTGCCAGTGAATTATATGGCATCAAAAATAATTATGCCCATCTTTCTAAAAGACTTCATACACAGAAAAATATTGATCAGATGAAAATGACCGGGGCTGCCATTCATTCATTAGAAATCTTGGATAGTATGCCCATTGCTATGATGATCTTAAATCATGATACAATTTCGAAGTTTGGCGGTACAATAAATATTACTGACGATGTTGCTAATTTGGGGCAGAATACGATTGGGGTTTCAATAACAGCACTTTTAAAAGAAATTGATCTGGGCGAGTATCGGGTTTCTTTGCGTGCTAAATACCCCTATGATATTCATGAAGTGGCTTTAAAATACGGTGGCGGAGGGCATGAACGAGCAGCAGGCTTTAATTTTAGTGGTGACATTAATGAACTCAAGCATGATCTGATGGCAGTTTATGAGAGTCAAAATGGAGAAAATTAA
- the tsf gene encoding translation elongation factor Ts encodes MDAKLVKELRAKSGAGMMDCKKALVETDGNIEDAMIFLREKGLAATNKKAGRVAAEGIVESYIHMGGKIGVLVEVNCETDFVAKNEGFKTFVKDVAMHIAAANPLYVTKEEVPSDEIEKEKEILRAQALNEGKPEKIVDKMVEGRVSKYYKEICLLEQPFVKNPDLTIEDLVKEQIMTIGENVKIRRFARFQMGEGLEKKEENFAEEVAKQLNA; translated from the coding sequence GTGGACGCAAAATTAGTAAAAGAATTAAGAGCTAAAAGCGGTGCCGGTATGATGGACTGCAAAAAAGCCTTAGTTGAAACAGATGGAAATATCGAAGACGCGATGATCTTTTTAAGAGAAAAAGGACTGGCAGCAACCAACAAAAAAGCGGGTCGTGTTGCCGCGGAAGGTATCGTTGAGTCATATATTCACATGGGTGGAAAAATCGGCGTTCTTGTGGAAGTGAACTGCGAAACTGATTTCGTTGCAAAAAATGAAGGATTTAAAACCTTTGTTAAAGACGTAGCGATGCACATTGCAGCTGCCAACCCACTATATGTGACCAAAGAAGAAGTGCCTAGCGATGAAATTGAAAAAGAAAAAGAAATTCTTCGCGCTCAAGCTTTAAATGAAGGTAAACCAGAAAAGATCGTTGATAAAATGGTAGAAGGTCGTGTCAGTAAGTATTATAAAGAAATCTGTCTTTTGGAACAACCTTTTGTTAAAAATCCGGACCTGACGATTGAAGATCTGGTTAAGGAACAAATCATGACTATCGGCGAAAATGTTAAAATCAGACGATTTGCCCGATTCCAGATGGGTGAAGGTTTAGAGAAAAAAGAAGAAAATTTTGCCGAAGAAGTAGCGAAGCAATTAAACGCATAA
- the frr gene encoding ribosome recycling factor, translated as MVNEIKATANEKMDKALKNLNESLGSLRAGRANPRILDKVMVDYYGSPTGLNQLANISTPEARMIVVQPYDATAIPAIEKGILKSDLGFNPSNDGKIIRLLIPQLTEERRKELVKLVKKYGEECKVAMRNIRRHAIQELKDGQKEGLITEDDLKQGEKEIQKVTDDEIKNIETILKEKEAEILEV; from the coding sequence ATGGTAAATGAGATTAAAGCAACAGCAAATGAAAAAATGGATAAGGCACTAAAAAACCTTAATGAGAGTCTTGGCAGCTTACGGGCAGGACGGGCAAATCCGCGGATTCTTGATAAGGTAATGGTAGATTATTATGGTTCGCCCACGGGTTTAAATCAATTAGCAAATATAAGTACCCCTGAAGCGAGAATGATCGTTGTTCAACCTTATGATGCTACGGCTATCCCAGCTATTGAAAAAGGTATTTTAAAGTCAGATTTAGGTTTTAATCCTTCAAATGATGGAAAGATCATTCGATTGCTAATTCCCCAATTAACTGAAGAACGGCGAAAAGAACTTGTTAAGCTGGTAAAAAAATACGGTGAAGAGTGTAAGGTTGCGATGCGAAATATCCGCAGACACGCCATTCAAGAATTGAAAGACGGTCAAAAAGAAGGACTGATCACCGAAGATGATTTAAAACAAGGTGAAAAAGAAATTCAGAAGGTAACGGACGACGAGATTAAAAACATTGAAACCATTCTAAAAGAAAAAGAAGCAGAAATTTTAGAAGTTTAA
- the rpsO gene encoding 30S ribosomal protein S15 gives MISKELKAQVVEDYKTHEGDTGSPEVQVALLTERINDLNGHLQIHKKDHHSRRGLLKLVGQRRRLLTYLKNKDINRYRELIQRLGLRK, from the coding sequence ATGATTAGTAAAGAATTAAAAGCACAGGTCGTCGAAGACTACAAGACACATGAAGGTGACACTGGTTCCCCAGAGGTTCAAGTTGCACTATTAACTGAACGAATCAATGATCTTAATGGACATCTTCAAATTCATAAAAAAGATCATCACTCACGACGCGGTCTACTGAAACTGGTAGGACAGCGACGACGATTATTAACTTATCTTAAAAACAAAGATATCAATCGATATCGAGAACTAATCCAAAGATTAGGCTTAAGAAAATAA
- a CDS encoding bifunctional riboflavin kinase/FAD synthetase — MTIETYHGEEIVLALGFFDGVHLGHRALLEETKKIGQRFGFKTGVMTFKEHPLELIFPNYTPWLITSNEEKESMIRNYGVDFVFMNPFTETLMKLTPEKFITDYLLKKYNVKVIVVGFNYNFGYKGAGTTRTLNELGKKYGFEVEILPPFVINTHSVSSTFIRELISCGQVDEVKTFLGRNYALSGTVVKGKGLGHQFGIPTANIKLSKKLILPSTGVYYTQVYYKGKCLNGLTNLGFNPTFEKHPFTIETYIYDFDEDIYNQVITIEFKEKIRDEIKFESIDDLITQIKMDIDTIRKRFIE; from the coding sequence ATGACGATAGAAACTTATCATGGAGAAGAAATTGTTTTAGCACTGGGCTTTTTTGACGGCGTTCATCTAGGGCACCGGGCATTGCTTGAAGAAACTAAAAAAATAGGTCAGCGATTCGGCTTTAAAACTGGGGTTATGACCTTTAAAGAACATCCCCTCGAATTAATTTTTCCTAATTACACGCCCTGGCTGATTACATCTAACGAAGAAAAAGAATCCATGATTCGGAATTATGGTGTTGATTTTGTTTTTATGAATCCTTTCACCGAAACGCTGATGAAGTTAACCCCAGAGAAATTTATTACTGACTATTTGCTAAAAAAGTATAATGTCAAAGTTATTGTTGTCGGTTTCAATTATAATTTTGGTTATAAGGGTGCAGGGACAACACGGACATTAAATGAGTTAGGAAAAAAATATGGATTTGAAGTTGAAATTCTTCCTCCCTTTGTCATCAATACCCATTCAGTAAGTTCAACCTTCATTCGTGAACTGATCAGCTGTGGTCAGGTGGATGAGGTTAAAACCTTTCTGGGCCGAAATTATGCATTAAGCGGAACCGTTGTAAAAGGGAAGGGGCTTGGCCACCAATTTGGCATTCCAACTGCAAATATAAAACTCAGTAAGAAATTAATTTTACCGAGCACTGGGGTTTACTATACTCAGGTATATTATAAAGGAAAATGTTTAAACGGGTTAACTAACTTGGGGTTTAATCCGACCTTTGAAAAGCATCCATTTACGATTGAAACTTATATTTATGATTTTGATGAGGACATCTATAATCAGGTGATAACCATTGAATTCAAGGAAAAAATTAGAGATGAAATAAAATTTGAATCGATTGATGATTTAATCACGCAGATTAAAATGGATATTGACACGATCAGAAAAAGATTCATTGAATAA
- the truB gene encoding tRNA pseudouridine(55) synthase TruB gives MEKIKSYSGYLNVYKEKGMTSHDVVFKARKILKTKKIGHTGTLDPDAQGVLVLCVGQATKMVEYITDYEKVYEAEVILGIETDTCDLSGTVISENHRRINRDDFERILNKFIGDIRQKPPIYSAIRVNGKKLYHYARNGESVEIPERDIHIAKISLLKFSADTQKARIMVTCSKGTYIRSLCRDIGSALGTLGCMGNLIRHRVGRFSINDAVTLAEIEEINNRNQNELFFYPLEYSLERYQLVRATEQGRKFLLNGNKLFQWNVHEALDDFYPGETLRLYDGDQLIGMGRYHVNEEGNYIKPTKLL, from the coding sequence ATGGAGAAAATTAAAAGTTATAGTGGCTATCTTAATGTCTACAAAGAAAAAGGGATGACTTCTCATGATGTAGTCTTTAAAGCGCGCAAGATTTTAAAAACTAAAAAAATCGGTCATACCGGAACCCTGGATCCTGATGCCCAGGGTGTTCTTGTTTTATGTGTCGGCCAAGCCACCAAAATGGTTGAATATATCACCGATTATGAAAAGGTTTATGAAGCGGAAGTTATCTTGGGAATAGAAACTGATACCTGTGATCTATCAGGGACGGTTATCAGTGAAAACCATCGACGGATCAATCGCGATGATTTTGAGCGTATTTTGAACAAATTCATCGGTGATATACGCCAGAAACCGCCTATCTATTCAGCTATTCGGGTGAATGGAAAAAAACTGTATCACTATGCCAGAAATGGCGAATCGGTGGAAATACCGGAACGGGACATTCATATTGCGAAGATCAGTTTACTCAAATTCAGTGCTGATACCCAAAAAGCCAGAATTATGGTAACCTGTTCCAAGGGTACCTATATTCGTTCCCTGTGCCGTGATATTGGGAGCGCTCTGGGGACCTTGGGATGTATGGGAAATCTGATTCGTCATCGAGTTGGTCGTTTCAGCATTAATGATGCGGTAACCTTGGCTGAAATAGAAGAAATAAACAATCGAAATCAGAATGAACTTTTTTTCTATCCGCTGGAGTATTCTCTTGAACGTTATCAATTGGTACGGGCAACGGAGCAAGGTCGTAAGTTCCTACTCAATGGAAATAAGCTTTTTCAATGGAATGTTCATGAAGCTCTCGATGATTTTTACCCTGGGGAAACCCTGCGCTTATATGATGGTGACCAACTTATCGGTATGGGCAGATATCATGTAAATGAAGAAGGAAACTATATTAAACCGACAAAACTACTGTGA
- the pyrH gene encoding UMP kinase, with the protein MEPKYKRVIIKLSGEALAGNAGHGIDTPTVQSICCQIKEVFELGVEIAIVVGGGNFWRGRSGEGMDKSTADYMGMLATCINALGLQDVLEEMEVPVRVQTAIEMKQIAEPYIRRKAVRHLEKRRVVIFACGTGNPFFTTDTTAALRAAEIDAEIILLAKSIDAVYDSDPLVNPDAIRYSELSYIDVLNQGLKVMDSTATSLCMDNHIPILVFGLNEPKNILRAIMGEKIGTIIQEV; encoded by the coding sequence TTGGAACCGAAATACAAACGTGTCATCATAAAATTAAGCGGTGAAGCATTAGCAGGCAACGCTGGTCATGGTATCGATACTCCAACGGTACAATCAATATGCTGCCAGATCAAAGAAGTTTTTGAGTTGGGAGTTGAAATTGCCATTGTTGTGGGCGGCGGTAATTTTTGGCGGGGACGAAGTGGTGAAGGTATGGATAAATCCACCGCAGACTACATGGGAATGCTTGCCACCTGCATTAATGCGCTTGGTTTACAAGATGTTCTGGAAGAAATGGAAGTACCTGTGCGTGTTCAGACAGCTATCGAAATGAAGCAAATTGCAGAGCCTTATATCCGCAGAAAAGCAGTTCGTCATCTCGAAAAAAGAAGAGTTGTCATTTTTGCCTGTGGCACCGGAAATCCCTTTTTCACAACCGACACAACCGCAGCACTGAGAGCGGCTGAAATTGATGCTGAAATAATTCTTCTTGCGAAAAGCATAGATGCAGTATACGATTCTGACCCGCTGGTTAACCCTGATGCAATACGCTATTCTGAATTATCATACATTGATGTGCTTAATCAAGGTCTGAAGGTTATGGATTCGACAGCAACTTCCTTATGTATGGATAATCACATTCCTATTCTAGTGTTTGGTTTAAATGAACCGAAAAATATTTTACGTGCGATCATGGGCGAAAAAATCGGAACAATTATTCAGGAGGTGTAG
- the infB gene encoding translation initiation factor IF-2 yields the protein MSKLRVYDLAKKYNIPSKDFVAILNKHNIPVKNHMSALTDQQITEFEKKFDKDKYLAEREPEKKKESVKTAETAKTSQVTPKTSTDIKKQPKSTKPPQKNQQKTGGNVPKRTDDKKRPVSSNQSQQPKVRDHSKKEKTARSVYKRIKDEKKKSVQLNQTFEIPEILTVGELADILEISATEVIKTLMLAGTMVSINQEIDFETAAIVAAELGFEVEAIKIEDVVSKILEEYDEEESDNLIPRPPVVTVMGHVDHGKTSLLDRIRKANVIAGEAGGITQHIGAYTVNIKNHAITVIDTPGHEAFTAMRSRGAQITDIAVLVVAADDGVMPQTVEAINHAKAAGVPILVAINKIDKPGADPERVKQELTKYHLVVEEWGGETIAVNVSAKTGEGIESLLEMIIMMSEMEELTADPGREARGSVIESQIKRGKGSVATLLVQQGTLHVGDSIISGTTHGKIRTMIDDKGKRLKKAGPSTPVEISGLSDIPAAGDDFIVLENEKEARQLAEKRKEMQKGERQRRSNISLDDLFSQIQDGNIQDVNVIIKADVQGSIEAIKQSLEKLDNEAVRINIIHGAVGAINETDVMLAATSNAIVIGFNVRPDKNAVKLAETEEVDIRLYRVIYDAVEDIKKAMEGMLAPEFREKVMGNAEIREVFKIPSIGTIAGCYITEGKINRNDEIRIIRDGIVVLEGKIASLKRFKDDVKEVSTGYECGIGIEKYNDLKVGDNIEAFTMEKIER from the coding sequence ATGTCAAAATTAAGAGTATACGATTTAGCAAAAAAATATAATATTCCCAGTAAAGATTTCGTAGCTATTTTAAATAAGCACAATATTCCTGTAAAAAACCATATGAGCGCCCTGACTGATCAACAAATTACTGAATTTGAAAAGAAATTCGATAAAGATAAGTATCTAGCAGAGCGAGAACCAGAGAAGAAAAAAGAATCGGTCAAGACTGCTGAGACTGCAAAAACGAGTCAGGTTACCCCAAAAACAAGTACGGATATAAAAAAACAGCCTAAATCAACAAAACCACCACAAAAAAACCAACAAAAAACAGGGGGCAATGTGCCGAAAAGAACAGACGATAAAAAAAGACCCGTTTCAAGCAATCAGAGTCAGCAACCAAAGGTCAGAGACCATAGTAAAAAAGAAAAGACTGCTAGAAGTGTTTACAAACGAATTAAAGATGAAAAAAAGAAATCCGTTCAGTTAAATCAGACATTTGAAATACCTGAGATTTTAACCGTTGGTGAGCTAGCCGATATTCTTGAAATAAGTGCTACCGAAGTCATTAAAACTTTAATGCTCGCAGGTACCATGGTCAGCATTAATCAGGAAATTGATTTTGAAACAGCTGCGATCGTTGCAGCAGAGTTAGGTTTTGAAGTTGAGGCGATTAAAATTGAAGATGTCGTTTCTAAAATTCTGGAAGAATACGATGAAGAAGAAAGTGATAATCTGATTCCTCGACCACCGGTTGTAACCGTCATGGGACATGTTGATCACGGTAAAACATCACTTCTTGATCGAATCCGCAAAGCAAATGTTATCGCCGGCGAAGCTGGTGGTATCACTCAACACATCGGTGCTTACACGGTTAATATTAAAAACCATGCCATTACTGTGATCGATACGCCGGGACATGAGGCATTTACGGCAATGCGGTCTCGAGGGGCGCAAATCACAGATATCGCGGTCCTGGTCGTAGCAGCCGACGATGGCGTTATGCCTCAAACGGTTGAAGCGATCAACCATGCCAAGGCTGCTGGAGTTCCCATCCTGGTTGCCATCAATAAAATTGACAAACCTGGAGCTGATCCAGAGCGGGTTAAACAGGAATTGACCAAATACCACCTTGTTGTTGAAGAATGGGGCGGCGAAACCATAGCCGTTAACGTTTCTGCAAAAACCGGCGAAGGTATAGAATCCTTGTTAGAAATGATTATCATGATGTCTGAAATGGAAGAATTGACTGCAGATCCTGGTCGTGAAGCGAGAGGAAGTGTCATTGAATCCCAGATAAAGCGTGGAAAAGGTTCGGTTGCAACCTTACTTGTTCAACAGGGAACCTTACATGTTGGTGATTCTATTATCTCAGGAACTACTCACGGTAAGATCCGAACAATGATTGATGATAAGGGTAAGCGACTAAAGAAAGCCGGTCCATCCACACCAGTAGAAATATCGGGCCTTTCTGATATTCCAGCGGCGGGGGACGATTTTATCGTGCTTGAGAATGAAAAAGAAGCCCGTCAATTGGCTGAAAAGCGGAAAGAAATGCAAAAAGGCGAACGCCAGCGACGTTCTAATATTTCTCTTGACGATTTGTTTAGTCAGATTCAGGACGGCAATATTCAGGATGTTAATGTTATTATTAAAGCCGACGTTCAGGGTTCCATTGAAGCCATTAAACAATCACTGGAAAAACTGGATAATGAAGCGGTTCGGATTAATATTATCCATGGTGCTGTCGGCGCTATCAACGAAACGGATGTAATGTTAGCGGCCACCTCAAACGCGATTGTCATTGGCTTTAATGTCAGACCAGATAAAAATGCTGTGAAACTGGCTGAAACAGAAGAAGTGGACATTCGCCTCTATCGAGTTATTTATGATGCCGTTGAGGATATTAAAAAGGCTATGGAAGGCATGCTGGCTCCTGAATTCCGAGAAAAGGTCATGGGGAATGCTGAAATACGAGAAGTATTTAAAATCCCAAGCATTGGGACTATTGCCGGCTGTTACATTACCGAAGGAAAAATTAACCGAAATGATGAAATCCGCATTATCCGCGATGGAATTGTTGTCCTGGAGGGAAAAATCGCCTCATTAAAACGATTTAAAGATGATGTTAAGGAAGTTAGCACCGGATATGAATGTGGAATTGGTATCGAAAAATACAACGATTTAAAAGTTGGCGATAACATTGAAGCATTTACGATGGAAAAAATTGAAAGATAA
- the rimP gene encoding ribosome maturation factor RimP — MKKVSKEFFLEELTAPAVESLGYELTDLTFDKKGKDWCLTLFIDSENGISLDDCEIVSRQISELLDEKDPIEQSYFLEVSSPGMDRPLKKEKHFLANLNKKIAIHLFAPLDGKKDIEGILKSYNNEQLTLELETGEMLTLDNSKIAKANRLDELNFKPLPSAE, encoded by the coding sequence ATGAAAAAAGTATCGAAAGAGTTCTTCTTGGAAGAATTAACTGCACCAGCGGTAGAATCGCTTGGTTATGAATTAACAGATCTGACTTTTGATAAAAAGGGAAAAGACTGGTGTCTAACCCTTTTTATTGATTCCGAAAATGGAATTTCATTAGACGATTGTGAAATAGTCAGCCGACAAATCAGTGAATTGCTCGACGAAAAGGATCCCATTGAACAAAGTTATTTTTTGGAAGTATCTTCACCAGGTATGGATCGACCTTTAAAAAAAGAAAAACATTTTCTGGCAAATCTTAATAAGAAAATTGCCATCCACCTTTTCGCCCCACTAGATGGAAAAAAAGACATCGAGGGGATCTTAAAATCATATAATAATGAGCAATTAACCCTTGAATTGGAAACAGGTGAAATGCTGACACTGGACAATAGTAAAATCGCGAAAGCAAATCGGTTGGATGAGTTGAATTTCAAACCTCTTCCATCAGCTGAATAA